Genomic DNA from Peribacillus simplex NBRC 15720 = DSM 1321:
TATTATTTAAACTTCTCATGAAATTTCCTGAACTGAAAGCATAAACAAATGATCCAAGTTCGCATGAAGCTTAAATATTACATGTAGTTCCTTTTTTATCAAGCGCAATAATCATTCCTTTAAATTTTAACATAATAAAAGCTTTATCCCTCTTATACAATAGGTAACATATTTCGGGTAAGCATAAAAAATCCCATTTCGTTGAAAAGAAATGGGATTAAATTTATTGGTGTTTTTACTGCTGTTTTTTGATTGTTATATATGTGTGTAGAATTATGATGCTCATGATGGCTACTGTGAATGCCCATATAAGCTCTTATATGGGCTAGCTCTATAATATTAGTGTTTTGCAGGATAACATCAAGTAGTAAATAGTATCAACTTATAGGTAAATAATGAAGGTCTCTCAAGAGTTTAGACTTAAAGGGCCTTCATCATTTATTTTTCTTTTTTTGAATTTGAGCGATTAAGATAAGTAATATACCTAAAATAAACAACGAGATAAATATATTGAAAGATTTTACATATCCTACTGGGAATAGTGCAGCACCAATTAATGATATAACCCCTAGTGTATAAAAAATTCTGACTCTACTAATCATAACTCCTCCTATAAGTACTAAAAATAGCGGTTATTTATCTTTATTTCATTAAGAATATCATACAATTTATTTTCATAGTACATGCTGATTAATTGTGATCTTGAAGTTATATTTAATTCCTCAAACATTTTATTTACGTAGTTCCTAACTGTAGAAACACTAATATGCAGATTATCAGCTATTTCTTTATCTTTGAGACCTTGAGTTATATTCTTTATTATTTGCAATTCAACTTCATGTTGTTGTTCCCTGGTGATTATAGATGATGTATTTGTTTTTATTATATCTTCAATTAATAATTTCTCACGATGCACATGTAACTCGTAGGAGATTTGATTTGCTAGCATCTCAGAAATCATTTTGAATTCTTCACTATCATCCTTTGTGATTATACCTACATATCCTTGCAATTCCTTATTTTTAATTTCATGAATCGGGGAAGAAATAACACTAAAATCCTTCCCGAAGATTTGATTTTTAGTTTTTACAGTAGTATTTTGCAATGAACTTAAAACAAATGCATTATTTTCAACAGAATCTTTAATAATCAATTTACGTAAATCTTTTTTTTCAAAATTACTTTTTGAGTATAAAACATTTAGCTCTTTATCAAAGATAAAAAAATTAGTCTCAAAATTGAATTTGAAATTCTTAATACTGTTCAATACTTTTTTACTTATATAAATGATTTGATTTTTCAATTCCATATTCATACCTCATACTTGTTCCTAAAATGAAATAACCTGTTTACTCTCCTCGTTTCACAATAAACTATTTTTGGTTGTGGTGGGTTCCAAAAATGACGACTGTTGTTTCAGAAATGATACCGGGGGTATGAGGATGCGGCGTTTCCCGATAACTAGCCTTTTCAGATCCCGCAAAGGCGCAGTTAGGGGAATTCTATTAAATATAAGAAGGGCATGTTTTGAATAATCTTTTTTCAAAACATGCCCTTTATTTCATTACAAATTATTTTATTTAAATGGATATATTTGCATCCAAGGTGAAACCATAACCGTAACATTCATCTTACTTATTATATGTCTAACTGGCTGTGGGAGCAGCAATTCGAGCTTTGGAAGTGAATGTGACCAAAGATTATAACCAGAATCCTTCAAAAAGAAATCGAGGAGTACAAACAATGTGGGCAATGATTGGAACAGTGTTTACTGGAGCTGTTATTTCATATTTCGAATTACCTCAACTTATTAAAAATAAATGCTGGAGGGAAATCTCCGTTTATATTCTATTGCTTTTAGTTGGCATGACGTTGAGTATTTTATTAATCAAAAATATTACCATTCCTAATCCCTTAGACTGGATAACAAAATTTTATGATCCCTTCACATCTTTCATGGAACGGATTCTGTCTTAGGGGGTTTACTTATCATGCTCGAGAAAGGAAAAATTAGCTCCGGAGAATTTCTTATATTGGTCATCATATTTACGATAGGAGGTTCGATACTTAATGTACCTGCTCTACTTGTTAAGATAGCGAAGCAGGATGCCTGGATTTCCTATATCATAACTACGCTCATCAGTTTGTGTTTTGTTTTCTTATATAATAAATTAGCCTCTATTTATCCATCTAAGACTTATGTCGAAGCTAATGAAAAAATATTGGGGAAATGGGTTGGGAAAACCTCGGCATTGCTCTTTCTTTTTTATATTTTGTATCTTTCGTCTGCTTTATTGTATGAAATAGGGAGTTTTTCAACGACACAAATTTTGGTTGGAACACCTATCGAAATGATTATGGTTCTTTTTTTATTGACATGCATAATCGGTGTACGGTTAGGATTAGAAGTCATCAGCCGAACTGCATTGATCTTTTTTCCTTGGATAGTATTTCTGCTTTTCATGTTATTTTTACTTCTTATCTCTGATATCAAAATAGAAAATATACAACCTATTTTTGAAGAAGGCATGAAACCAATTATTAAGGGATCATATCAAACTTTAGCACTCCCGTATGTACAGCTCGTTTTCTTTTTAATGATCATGCCATATGTAAATGAAAAGGATGAAATGAAAAAAAACTTATATCGAGGAACATTATTAGGAGGCATCGTTCTATTCTTGGTGATTATTTTCAGTATCCTCGTACTGGGTACTGATATTACCGCCCTACAAAAAAATCCTTCTTATAGATTAGGAAAGTTGTTGAGTGTTGGTAATTTTTTTGAACGTATTGAAGTCATTGTAGCCATCATTTGGATTCTTTCCGTGTATTTCAAGCTAACGATTTGTTATTATGGACTCTCTCTGGGGTTAGCTCAAGTACTAGGATTAAAAAATCACAAAATTCTTCACTTCCCATTAGCATTTTTAATTTTTGCATTCTCCATCATTACACATCCAGATACAGTACATAGTCGAAACTTTACTTCAAAAGCGTGGACGCCATTTTCCTTAACCATTTGTTTTCTGCTCCCGGTGTTATTGTTAGTGATAGGAAGATTGAAAAAAAAGCGTTCCATTTCAAAGGCGACCAAAGGATGTTAAAAAAAATTCAATTACTGCCTTTGATCCTCAACAAATGCAGGGGTGATTGGCTTTCATTTGTCAGGAACTTCTATGACGAAAAACTTGTTAAATGTCTGCCTAAGGATGGTGACACCATGTCAGATTCCACTATAAACGACTCAGATAAAATGATTTCTCCCTAATGAAAAAGCCTTGGTATTTATAGGCTTTTTTTAGATTGGATCATACCGAGATTGCACCCAACCACAGCATTCTATTGTTCCCTACGCCTATCTAATAGTTCTGCAGCTTGTAGCTTTTTCTCCCGCTATATTGAAGAGAGGTAATCTGAAGGCGTATGTCCCAAATGTGACATGTTTGTTTCCATGTTCTTGATTAGCGCGTTCTTGATTAGCGCAAATAGGATTATCGGTGTTAATCGTAAAAACAAAATTCGACAAGGATTTCATGGCTGGTGTAAGATGAATGAAAAAGCCAGAAATGGGGTGAATGCTTTGGTTGATTTATTACCGTCGCTGTTTGAAAAAGTTGGGATCATCGTAATTGCTGCATTCCTGCTTTCTTATATGAAACCCTTTCGGCAAATGATAGGCCATGAACATGAAATGTCAAAGAAAATCATGTTTATCGCACTTTTTGGAACATTCGGCATCATAAGTAACTATACAGGAATCGAAATCGGGAATCATGCCATGCCAGAGGGTGATTGGCATGCTGAGATTGCTCCCGATAATGCGATTGCCAATACACGGATCATGGGCGTGGCTATCGGCGGTCTGCTTGGGGGCCCATTTGTTGGGTTAGGAGTAGGTTTGATTGCGGGGCTTCACCGTTATTTTCTCGGGGGTTTTACGGCGGGAGCTTGTGCGATCGCCGCGATTTTGGCTGGGGTCTTATCGGGGTTTTTGGGGAAAAGGCGCCGAAAGCATGGGACGATCACCCCTTGGTTTGCTCTTCCCATTTGCATGACCTTGGAAGCGATCCAAATGGGCATCATCCTGGTGACTGCCAAACCATTTGAAAGGTCGTGGGAGCTCGTACAAGTAATCGGACTTCCAATGATCATCATCAACGGTTTCGGGACTTTACTATTCATGCTCATCATTCAGTCGATCACGAGGGACGAAGCACGGACGCGGGCGGTACAAACGAATCTTGCGTTCCTGATTGCTGATCAGACATTGCCCTTTTTCCGGCAAGGTCTGAATCAAACTTCATGCAAGAGAATCGCCCAAATCATCTTGGGGCTGACTGAAGCCGACGCCGTGGCCATTACCAATGAACATAGTGTACTTGCCCATGTGGGTGCTGCGTCAGATCACCATGTCCCTAAGGTGGGAATAGCGACAGGCTTAACGAAAAAAGCACTTGAACAAGGAAAAATCATCGTGGCCAAAACAAAAAAGGATATTTATTGTTTTCATGATCAATGCCCATTGCAAGCGGCAGTGGTCCTGCCGTTGCAGGTCCAACAGAAAACGGTCGGGACTTTGAAGATGTATTTCAAGCATCCGGATAAATTAAGCCAAGTGGAACAAGAGTTAGCTGAAGGGTTGGCAAAACTATTTTCTACTCAATTGGAACTCGCTAAAGCGGAAATGCAAACGAAATTATTGAAAGATGCTGAAATTAAGGCATTACAGGCACAGGTCCACCCTCATTTTTTATTCAATGCAATCAATACGATATCCGTTTTATGCCGGACGGATGTCGAGAAGGCAAGAAATTTATTGCAGGAGCTCAGTGCCTTCTTTCGCTCTAATTTACAAGGGGCCCGACAAATACTGGTGCCGCTAGAAAAGGAATTGGAGCATGTCAACGCTTATTTATCCCTGGAGCAGGCACGTTTTCCAGATAAATATCATATCGACTATCGCATTGAGCCAAGGCTTAAGGAAGTTCTCATCCCTCCATTCACGTTGCAGCCACTTGTTGAGAATGCGGTACACCATGCATTTTCACACGTGAAAAGCAAAGGTGAAATCATCATTCACGCATACTTTAAGGACGATACGATGCGCATTGTTGTGGAAGATAACGGAAAAGGGATTTCAAGCGGGAGAATAGATGAATTGGGTAAGCATGCTGTAGAATCGATTAAAGGTACAGGAACGGCCCTTCATAATATCAGTGAACGGCTGGAAGGGATCTATAAAGGCCATGCCAGCCTCACGATAGAAAGTGAAACGGGGCACGGAACACAAGTGAAAATATCAATACCACTCAACGAAAAAGGAGCATAAGTCAACGATGTTGAAAGCATTTATCGTAGAGGATGAACCACTGGCAAGAGATGAATTGAAATATCTACTGAAGAGAAGCAGGCAAGTTGAAGTCGTGGGTGAGGCCGAGGGGATGGAAGATGCCATGAGGGATATCTCCCGTCTTAAGCCTGAACTTGTCTTTTTGGACATTGAGCTTGCAGAGGGCAATGGTTTACATTTGGCTAAGCAATTGGCGGAACTTGACCCGGCACCATCGCTCATTTTTGCGACCGCCTATGATGAGTTTGCCCTCCAAGCCTTCGAGTTATATGCATTTGATTATCTATTAAAGCCATTTAATGAAAAAAGGATTCGTCAAACATTGGATAAGCTCATGAAGCAGCGTCAAATTGGGGAAGATGAATCAGGGACAGCACCTCCCGCCAGCCGAACGGCGGTGGAACAGACAGGTAAATTGCCTGTAGTGATAGATGATCGGATCGTTCTGATCGACCGGGACACTATTTTATTCATTGGTCTCATGGAAGGAAAGACGATCATTAAAACCGAAGAAAATGAATATAAAATCGGTGACCCTCTCATCGTGCTTGAAAGGAAGCTCGATAAGCGCTCATTTTTACGGGTGCATCGCGGTTTTATCGTGAATGTCATCCATATATCGGAAATACAGCCTTGGTTCAACTCGACTTATAATCTCATTATGAGTGACGGATCAAACATTCCGGTAAGCCGCACGTATGTGAAGGAGCTAAAGCAGCTTATTGGTTTTTAAAAATTTTCATAATTCTGCATTTTAGCTTCTTCATAATGCAGTCCATCCCCCGATATCTGCATTATAGCTTGAAAACCCATTGAAGCCGCTTTCATTGTGATATCATTTTTTTACGATGTAAGAAATAGAGGGGGTTCAAATATGAATGCGGTTACAATTGTCATAGGCTCCATTTGTATATTAATGATTGCCTACCGTTTATACGGGACATTCATAGCACTCAAAGTATTAAAACTCGATGATTCCAAGCCGACTCCGGCCCATAAATTAGAAGATGGAAAAGATTATGTTCCAACAAATAAATGGGTGGCATTCGGCCACCATTTTGCAGCCATTGCAGCGGCTGGTCCTTTGGTGGGGCCGATCCTTGCTGCACAATTCGGCTATTTGCCAAGTTTATTATGGCTTTTGATCGGGGCTGTAATCGGGGGAGCCGTCCATGATGCCGTCGTGCTTTTCGCGTCGATGCGTAAAGACGGCAAATCCCTTTCGGAAGTTGCGAAAGAAGAACTTGGACCTGTAGCAGGTTTCTGTACAGGACTTGCGATGCTTTTTATCATTACGATCACGATGGCAGGACTTTCAATGGTCGTTCTGCATGCTTTGGAAAATAATCCATGGG
This window encodes:
- a CDS encoding response regulator transcription factor; the protein is MELKNQIIYISKKVLNSIKNFKFNFETNFFIFDKELNVLYSKSNFEKKDLRKLIIKDSVENNAFVLSSLQNTTVKTKNQIFGKDFSVISSPIHEIKNKELQGYVGIITKDDSEEFKMISEMLANQISYELHVHREKLLIEDIIKTNTSSIITREQQHEVELQIIKNITQGLKDKEIADNLHISVSTVRNYVNKMFEELNITSRSQLISMYYENKLYDILNEIKINNRYF
- a CDS encoding GerAB/ArcD/ProY family transporter, translated to MLEKGKISSGEFLILVIIFTIGGSILNVPALLVKIAKQDAWISYIITTLISLCFVFLYNKLASIYPSKTYVEANEKILGKWVGKTSALLFLFYILYLSSALLYEIGSFSTTQILVGTPIEMIMVLFLLTCIIGVRLGLEVISRTALIFFPWIVFLLFMLFLLLISDIKIENIQPIFEEGMKPIIKGSYQTLALPYVQLVFFLMIMPYVNEKDEMKKNLYRGTLLGGIVLFLVIIFSILVLGTDITALQKNPSYRLGKLLSVGNFFERIEVIVAIIWILSVYFKLTICYYGLSLGLAQVLGLKNHKILHFPLAFLIFAFSIITHPDTVHSRNFTSKAWTPFSLTICFLLPVLLLVIGRLKKKRSISKATKGC
- a CDS encoding sensor histidine kinase, producing MNEKARNGVNALVDLLPSLFEKVGIIVIAAFLLSYMKPFRQMIGHEHEMSKKIMFIALFGTFGIISNYTGIEIGNHAMPEGDWHAEIAPDNAIANTRIMGVAIGGLLGGPFVGLGVGLIAGLHRYFLGGFTAGACAIAAILAGVLSGFLGKRRRKHGTITPWFALPICMTLEAIQMGIILVTAKPFERSWELVQVIGLPMIIINGFGTLLFMLIIQSITRDEARTRAVQTNLAFLIADQTLPFFRQGLNQTSCKRIAQIILGLTEADAVAITNEHSVLAHVGAASDHHVPKVGIATGLTKKALEQGKIIVAKTKKDIYCFHDQCPLQAAVVLPLQVQQKTVGTLKMYFKHPDKLSQVEQELAEGLAKLFSTQLELAKAEMQTKLLKDAEIKALQAQVHPHFLFNAINTISVLCRTDVEKARNLLQELSAFFRSNLQGARQILVPLEKELEHVNAYLSLEQARFPDKYHIDYRIEPRLKEVLIPPFTLQPLVENAVHHAFSHVKSKGEIIIHAYFKDDTMRIVVEDNGKGISSGRIDELGKHAVESIKGTGTALHNISERLEGIYKGHASLTIESETGHGTQVKISIPLNEKGA
- a CDS encoding LytR/AlgR family response regulator transcription factor is translated as MLKAFIVEDEPLARDELKYLLKRSRQVEVVGEAEGMEDAMRDISRLKPELVFLDIELAEGNGLHLAKQLAELDPAPSLIFATAYDEFALQAFELYAFDYLLKPFNEKRIRQTLDKLMKQRQIGEDESGTAPPASRTAVEQTGKLPVVIDDRIVLIDRDTILFIGLMEGKTIIKTEENEYKIGDPLIVLERKLDKRSFLRVHRGFIVNVIHISEIQPWFNSTYNLIMSDGSNIPVSRTYVKELKQLIGF